A portion of the Eubacterium maltosivorans genome contains these proteins:
- the grpE gene encoding nucleotide exchange factor GrpE — protein sequence MAKEEKMEQNVDETIKEEATEEQAAEEQKTEEQETVEDVEKSVNEAAKAEEAAMERLMRLQADFENYKKRTQKEKTDIYQFALEGFVTKLLPVLDNLDRAEAAADDDNADKYREGVQMVFKQLIGVLNEEGLQEIDCVGTAFDPNFHHGVAVGADPEKDDQVVLEVFQKGYTFKDKVIRPAMVKVNQK from the coding sequence ATGGCTAAGGAAGAAAAGATGGAACAAAACGTAGACGAAACCATTAAGGAAGAAGCTACGGAGGAACAGGCAGCAGAGGAACAGAAAACAGAAGAACAGGAAACTGTAGAGGATGTTGAAAAATCGGTAAATGAAGCGGCCAAGGCAGAGGAAGCGGCTATGGAGCGTCTTATGCGCCTTCAGGCGGATTTTGAAAACTATAAAAAAAGAACGCAGAAGGAAAAGACCGACATTTACCAGTTTGCTCTTGAGGGCTTTGTCACAAAGCTTTTACCAGTGCTTGACAACCTGGACCGCGCCGAAGCGGCGGCGGATGATGACAATGCGGACAAATACCGCGAAGGCGTCCAGATGGTTTTCAAGCAGCTGATCGGTGTTCTGAACGAGGAGGGCCTGCAGGAAATTGACTGTGTGGGTACAGCCTTTGATCCGAACTTCCACCACGGCGTTGCCGTTGGAGCAGATCCTGAAAAAGACGACCAGGTTGTTCTGGAGGTTTTCCAGAAGGGTTACACTTTTAAGGATAAGGTCATACGGCCAGCGATGGTTAAGGTTAACCAGAAGTAA
- a CDS encoding tyrosine-protein phosphatase, translating into MKKFVGIGALIAAAAAVPYLIHKKRQKKLQAEDFNQGDSLPLPEKNPLETDFKDEDHLIFCDESNLGKRLIQLENSINIRDIGGYTGLDGRKTKWRKVIRSEELAHLSDKDVEYFEELGLKHVFDFRDAPKAKAMPDKLPSTADYKNIPVLKNIPFSHNEINFTAPDGIDQFMRKIYRYQVENAAPLYAEILKVMTDPGEYPILYHCTNGKDRTGFMTALILLICGVPEETIISDYSLTNLTFDEAFEVLGTIMADEMNEAKGVSKDQLKDFFGVKPEWLKIQLNYIKENYENVDAYLLDKTDLTKEDLDKIRENMLEAPSV; encoded by the coding sequence ATGAAAAAATTTGTAGGCATTGGGGCGCTTATTGCCGCGGCTGCCGCAGTCCCATATCTGATTCATAAAAAACGCCAGAAAAAGCTTCAGGCAGAAGATTTCAACCAGGGCGACAGCCTTCCGCTTCCAGAGAAAAATCCTTTGGAAACTGATTTCAAGGACGAAGACCACCTGATTTTCTGCGACGAGTCCAACCTGGGCAAACGGCTGATCCAGCTGGAAAATTCCATCAATATCCGCGACATCGGCGGCTATACCGGTCTGGACGGACGCAAGACAAAATGGCGCAAGGTGATCCGCAGCGAGGAGCTGGCCCACCTTTCCGATAAGGATGTGGAATACTTCGAAGAGCTTGGCCTCAAGCATGTCTTTGACTTCAGGGACGCCCCCAAGGCCAAAGCCATGCCGGACAAGCTGCCCTCCACCGCAGATTATAAAAACATTCCGGTACTCAAAAACATCCCCTTCAGCCACAACGAGATCAATTTTACAGCGCCTGACGGCATCGATCAGTTTATGCGCAAAATCTACCGCTACCAGGTCGAAAACGCCGCGCCGCTCTACGCAGAGATCCTCAAGGTCATGACCGACCCCGGCGAATACCCCATCCTGTACCACTGCACCAACGGCAAGGACCGCACCGGCTTCATGACAGCCCTCATCCTGCTGATCTGCGGCGTGCCGGAGGAAACCATTATCTCGGATTACTCCCTGACCAACCTCACCTTCGACGAAGCCTTCGAGGTTCTGGGCACCATTATGGCCGATGAAATGAATGAGGCCAAGGGTGTTTCCAAGGATCAGCTCAAGGATTTCTTTGGTGTCAAGCCCGAATGGCTGAAAATCCAGCTAAACTACATCAAGGAAAACTACGAGAATGTCGACGCTTACCTGCTTGATAAAACCGATCTGACAAAAGAAGATCTGGACAAAATCCGCGAAAACATGCTGGAAGCGCCAAGCGTATAA
- a CDS encoding replicative helicase loader/inhibitor, with product MNRNETLKILAVIKAAYPYYYNNQSEEDLKTVVSLWQGMFEEYEYPLVSGAVRAFIASDKKGFPPSVGMVFDKLRLLSEPQELSEMEAWSQLSKAVKNSAWYAEEEFAKLPEDIRGIVGSPASLREWALMEAGTFHSVIQSNFMRSYRACRGRKRALEELPENVRGLIGELAGQKALPPDRGRDSDAGSE from the coding sequence GTGAACCGAAATGAGACCTTAAAAATTTTGGCAGTCATTAAGGCTGCCTACCCCTACTATTACAATAACCAGTCCGAGGAGGATCTGAAAACCGTGGTCAGTCTCTGGCAGGGGATGTTTGAGGAATATGAGTATCCCCTGGTATCCGGCGCGGTGCGGGCCTTTATCGCCAGTGATAAAAAGGGCTTCCCGCCCTCTGTGGGCATGGTGTTTGACAAGTTGAGGCTTCTGAGTGAGCCGCAGGAGCTCTCGGAGATGGAAGCTTGGAGCCAGCTGTCAAAGGCAGTTAAAAACTCGGCATGGTACGCCGAGGAGGAGTTTGCCAAGCTGCCGGAGGATATCCGCGGCATTGTGGGCTCGCCAGCCAGCCTTCGGGAATGGGCTCTGATGGAGGCTGGCACCTTCCATTCGGTTATCCAGTCCAATTTCATGCGCAGCTACCGGGCCTGCCGGGGCCGGAAACGCGCCCTTGAGGAGCTGCCGGAAAATGTGCGCGGCCTGATCGGGGAGCTGGCGGGGCAGAAAGCCCTGCCGCCCGACAGAGGGAGGGACAGCGATGCGGGCAGTGAATGA
- the dnaK gene encoding molecular chaperone DnaK, with amino-acid sequence MGKEKIIGIDLGTTNSCVAVLEGGEPVVIPNAEGNRTTPSVVAFTKDGERLVGQVAKRQAVTNPDRTVASIKRHMGTDYKVTIDDKSYTPQEISAMILQKLKSDAEAYLGETVTKAVITVPAYFSDAQRQATKDAGKIAGLDVLRIINEPTAASLAYGLDKADNQKIMVYDLGGGTFDVSILELGDGVFEVKATNGNNNLGGDDFDNKVIDWMADEFKKSHGIDLKSDKMALQRLKEAAEKAKIELSSVMKSDINLPFITATAEGPQHLELSLTRAKFDELTSGLVRETEGPVSKAMSDAGLGKNELNKVILVGGSTRIPAVQDAVKNLTGEEAYKGINPDECVAIGAAIQGGVLAGEVNDVLLLDVTPLSLGIETLGGVFTKLIERNTTIPTKKSQVFSTAADNQTAVDIHVLQGEREMASGNKTLGRFQLTGIPAARRGIPQIEVTFDIDANGIVNVSAKDLGTGKSQNVVIKSTTNMSEEDIDKAVKEAEQHAAEDKKAKDLIEAKNNADSTAYQAEQSLKDMEGKITDDEKSKVTAAIDKVKAAGEGEDVEAINKAIEELNEALYPIAQKMYEQTAQEQTAEQQSADQKGDDDVVEAEYEEVSDDDK; translated from the coding sequence ATGGGTAAAGAAAAAATTATTGGTATTGACTTAGGTACTACAAACTCTTGCGTTGCTGTTTTGGAAGGCGGCGAACCGGTTGTTATCCCAAATGCAGAAGGGAACCGCACAACCCCGTCTGTTGTTGCGTTTACTAAAGACGGTGAAAGACTGGTCGGCCAGGTGGCAAAACGCCAGGCTGTCACCAATCCAGACCGTACAGTCGCGTCCATCAAGAGACACATGGGTACCGACTATAAAGTAACCATCGATGATAAGAGCTACACACCGCAGGAAATCTCTGCGATGATCCTGCAGAAATTAAAATCAGACGCAGAAGCCTATCTTGGCGAAACAGTTACCAAGGCTGTTATCACTGTACCGGCTTACTTCAGCGACGCTCAGAGACAGGCAACCAAGGACGCTGGTAAGATCGCCGGTTTAGATGTACTGCGTATCATCAACGAACCAACCGCAGCTTCACTGGCCTATGGTCTTGACAAGGCAGACAACCAGAAAATCATGGTTTATGACCTTGGCGGCGGTACCTTCGACGTATCCATCCTGGAATTAGGCGACGGCGTTTTCGAAGTTAAGGCAACCAACGGGAACAACAACCTGGGCGGCGATGACTTTGACAACAAGGTGATCGACTGGATGGCAGATGAATTCAAAAAATCCCACGGCATCGACCTGAAATCTGATAAAATGGCGTTACAGCGTTTGAAAGAAGCTGCTGAAAAAGCTAAAATCGAACTCTCAAGCGTTATGAAATCGGACATTAACCTGCCGTTCATCACTGCGACCGCAGAAGGACCGCAGCATCTCGAACTCTCCCTGACAAGAGCGAAATTCGACGAATTGACTTCTGGTCTTGTAAGAGAAACCGAAGGACCGGTTTCCAAAGCCATGAGCGACGCAGGCCTGGGCAAAAACGAATTGAACAAGGTTATCCTGGTTGGTGGTTCCACAAGAATCCCGGCAGTACAGGATGCTGTTAAGAACTTAACCGGTGAAGAAGCCTACAAGGGCATTAACCCTGACGAATGTGTTGCCATCGGTGCCGCTATCCAGGGTGGCGTATTAGCCGGTGAAGTCAATGACGTACTGTTACTCGACGTTACCCCGCTTTCCTTAGGGATCGAAACCTTGGGCGGTGTATTCACAAAACTGATCGAACGCAACACCACCATCCCGACCAAGAAGAGCCAGGTATTCTCTACCGCTGCTGATAATCAGACTGCTGTAGACATCCATGTATTACAGGGTGAACGTGAAATGGCCTCTGGCAATAAGACTCTGGGCCGTTTCCAGTTAACCGGTATCCCGGCTGCAAGACGTGGTATTCCACAGATCGAAGTAACCTTTGATATTGACGCCAACGGTATCGTTAACGTATCAGCCAAGGACTTAGGCACTGGCAAATCTCAGAATGTTGTGATCAAATCGACCACCAACATGAGCGAAGAAGATATCGACAAGGCTGTAAAAGAAGCTGAACAGCACGCAGCCGAAGATAAGAAAGCAAAAGACCTCATCGAAGCCAAGAACAATGCAGACTCCACTGCTTATCAGGCAGAACAGTCTCTGAAGGACATGGAAGGCAAGATTACCGACGATGAAAAGAGCAAGGTAACCGCTGCTATCGATAAGGTAAAAGCCGCCGGTGAAGGCGAAGACGTTGAGGCAATCAATAAAGCCATCGAAGAATTAAACGAAGCTTTATATCCGATCGCTCAGAAAATGTATGAACAGACCGCTCAGGAACAGACCGCAGAACAGCAGTCTGCTGACCAGAAGGGCGACGATGACGTCGTAGAAGCTGAATACGAAGAAGTCAGCGACGACGATAAATAA
- the dnaJ gene encoding molecular chaperone DnaJ, giving the protein MSEKRDYYEVLGVEKSASADEIKKAYRKMAMKYHPDKNPGDKEAEEKFKEANEAYEVLSDETKRATYDQYGHAGMEGGFGGGGSSYGGFGGGGFEDIFSDIFSSFGGGGGFGGFGGFGGGGGGRRGPSRGSDMKININLSFKEAVFGTEKKIKIKRQEECPTCHGSGAEPGSEAHTCDKCGGSGQIYIRQQTPFGTIQQTTVCDKCHGEGEIIDDPCHTCHGSGIQEKERTINIKIPAGVDNGSILPLRGEGNTGARGGGKGDLFVYISVKEDPIFKREEDDVYLEIPVTFAQAALGAELVVPTVDGKVKLKVPEGTQTGKVFRLKGKGVPNVNGRGRGDQYITVRVEVPRKLNKKQKELLRAFDKETGNDNHQEGKKFWSKVKNAFQ; this is encoded by the coding sequence ATGAGTGAAAAAAGAGATTACTACGAGGTGCTGGGCGTTGAAAAAAGCGCCAGCGCAGATGAAATAAAAAAGGCCTATCGCAAGATGGCTATGAAATATCACCCGGACAAAAACCCGGGCGATAAAGAGGCTGAAGAAAAATTCAAGGAAGCCAACGAAGCCTACGAGGTCTTAAGTGACGAAACCAAGCGTGCGACCTATGACCAGTACGGTCATGCGGGCATGGAAGGCGGCTTTGGCGGAGGCGGAAGCTCCTACGGCGGTTTTGGCGGAGGCGGCTTTGAAGATATTTTCAGCGATATTTTCAGCTCCTTCGGCGGAGGCGGCGGTTTTGGCGGCTTCGGCGGTTTTGGCGGAGGCGGCGGTGGACGCCGTGGGCCAAGCCGCGGCTCGGATATGAAGATTAATATCAATCTTTCATTTAAAGAAGCTGTTTTTGGAACCGAAAAGAAGATTAAGATTAAACGTCAGGAAGAATGTCCGACCTGCCACGGCTCCGGAGCGGAACCGGGCAGTGAAGCCCACACCTGTGACAAGTGCGGCGGCTCCGGGCAGATTTATATCCGTCAGCAGACCCCTTTTGGCACCATCCAGCAGACTACGGTCTGTGATAAGTGCCACGGCGAGGGCGAAATCATCGACGACCCGTGTCATACCTGCCATGGCTCCGGCATCCAGGAAAAGGAACGGACCATCAATATCAAGATCCCGGCTGGTGTGGACAACGGCTCCATCCTGCCGCTTCGCGGCGAGGGCAACACCGGCGCGCGTGGCGGTGGAAAGGGCGACCTCTTCGTTTATATCAGCGTGAAGGAAGACCCGATCTTCAAGCGTGAGGAAGATGACGTTTACCTGGAAATCCCTGTGACCTTTGCGCAGGCAGCCCTGGGCGCAGAGCTGGTCGTACCGACTGTGGACGGCAAGGTTAAGCTGAAGGTTCCAGAAGGCACCCAAACCGGCAAGGTCTTCAGACTTAAGGGAAAGGGTGTGCCGAACGTCAACGGACGCGGACGCGGCGACCAGTACATTACTGTCAGAGTCGAGGTACCGCGCAAGCTGAATAAGAAGCAAAAAGAATTATTGAGAGCTTTTGACAAAGAAACAGGCAATGACAATCACCAGGAAGGTAAAAAATTCTGGTCTAAGGTAAAAAATGCCTTTCAATAG
- the dhaS gene encoding dihydroxyacetone kinase transcriptional activator DhaS, with product MSESLITKQAIADGFKGLMRVKSFDKITISDIAKSCGLNRQTFYYHFQDKYELLDWIYYNEAISVMTEGLTFENWSARIYRMLTQMKKEDYFYINAFKASGQKEFEAYLFSVAKELFKEIIGNLSGEKEIKPEDMEFIASFFSYGTVGIIVAWAQEGMRESPEFLKERFENLVLDSKNLAVKRFLNTL from the coding sequence ATGTCGGAATCATTGATAACTAAGCAGGCCATCGCGGACGGTTTTAAGGGATTAATGCGCGTTAAAAGCTTTGATAAGATCACCATTTCAGATATTGCCAAAAGCTGCGGGCTGAACAGACAGACCTTCTACTACCACTTCCAGGACAAGTACGAGCTGCTGGACTGGATTTATTACAATGAGGCGATTTCTGTCATGACAGAGGGACTGACCTTTGAGAACTGGAGCGCCCGTATTTACAGGATGCTGACGCAGATGAAGAAGGAGGATTATTTTTATATCAATGCCTTTAAAGCCTCAGGGCAGAAGGAATTTGAGGCTTACCTCTTTTCTGTGGCCAAAGAGCTGTTTAAGGAGATTATCGGGAATCTCAGCGGCGAGAAAGAAATCAAACCTGAGGATATGGAGTTTATCGCTTCGTTTTTTTCTTACGGGACAGTGGGGATCATTGTCGCATGGGCGCAGGAGGGAATGCGTGAAAGCCCGGAATTTTTGAAGGAGCGTTTTGAAAATCTGGTGTTGGACAGTAAAAATCTGGCGGTTAAGCGGTTTTTAAACACGCTTTAG
- the hrcA gene encoding heat-inducible transcriptional repressor HrcA, whose product MDLKERKKKILEVIIKDYINTAEPVGSRTLSKRYNLGISPATIRNEMADLEDLGFLMQPHTSSGRIPTQLAYRYYVDEIMQIQKLAKVVRNDIHNGYLKITRELDNTMNHTAKVLSQLTNYTSVVLSPRVSCFNCKHVQIVPLIKERVLLIVVTYEGMAKNIEMTLSQEIDTTLALKLSNVLNSFLKNISFQEINMELVDQIQELSPDESSLLREILPVLRDTLMEEASDIHSMGLTNLFNYPEFSDVEKIRHLVNVIEEKPLLAGILSNDDASQVINISIGDENDNENLKEFSIITTTYELEGKTVGAFGVIGPTRMNYDNVSSVLDYIRNELNTNLTKLLMK is encoded by the coding sequence ATGGACTTGAAAGAGAGAAAGAAGAAGATATTGGAGGTAATCATTAAGGATTACATCAATACCGCCGAACCGGTAGGGTCCCGGACTTTGTCAAAGCGTTATAATCTTGGCATCAGCCCTGCGACCATCCGGAACGAAATGGCTGATCTCGAAGACCTGGGCTTTTTAATGCAGCCGCACACCTCATCTGGAAGAATTCCGACTCAGCTGGCATATCGCTATTATGTCGATGAGATCATGCAAATTCAAAAATTAGCTAAGGTTGTGAGAAATGACATCCATAATGGGTATCTTAAAATAACAAGGGAGCTGGATAACACCATGAACCACACGGCGAAGGTGCTGTCACAGCTGACCAATTACACCTCTGTGGTGCTGTCGCCGCGGGTTTCCTGCTTTAACTGCAAGCACGTACAGATTGTTCCTTTGATCAAGGAACGGGTTTTACTCATTGTGGTCACCTATGAAGGGATGGCAAAGAACATTGAAATGACCCTTTCACAGGAAATTGACACCACTTTGGCCCTGAAACTGAGTAATGTCTTAAACAGCTTCCTTAAGAATATTTCCTTCCAGGAAATTAATATGGAACTGGTGGATCAGATTCAGGAATTGTCCCCGGATGAAAGCAGTTTACTCCGGGAAATTCTTCCGGTATTAAGGGATACTTTGATGGAAGAGGCTTCAGACATCCACTCCATGGGTCTGACGAATCTTTTCAACTATCCCGAATTCAGTGATGTGGAAAAAATCCGTCACCTGGTCAATGTGATCGAGGAAAAACCGCTGCTGGCGGGGATCCTGTCAAATGATGACGCCAGTCAGGTGATTAACATCAGCATCGGGGATGAAAATGATAATGAGAATCTGAAGGAATTCAGTATTATTACGACAACCTACGAGCTGGAAGGAAAGACCGTAGGCGCTTTTGGGGTCATAGGACCGACGAGGATGAATTATGACAATGTCTCCTCGGTTCTTGATTATATAAGAAATGAACTGAACACAAACTTAACAAAATTATTAATGAAATAG
- the hemW gene encoding radical SAM family heme chaperone HemW produces MENVGIYVHVPFCQQKCRYCDFPSWAGLSEADARRYFEAVCLEIRAFAAEQGRLSARTVYFGGGTPSYVAADHIGQVMDCIQECFELPEGAVEATIEANPGTLTGEKCRAYRSMGLNRVSLGLQTTSDEGLKALGRIHTYADFESSLELLGSAGFENISADLMFGLPGQTLEDVRRDLARLTALEPVKHISCYSLKIEEGTAFDTLYRQGKLALPDEALERQMQHAVIDGLAEKGFEQYEISNFARKGWESRHNSLYWVMKPYVGFGLGAASYYKEERRTNVMAMGDYCTLAEQGKAPVLEAHTLDVQEKKGDFMFLGLRRMCGVNDADYRRQFGSSFFEDFEEIGNLVAAGLLTREGPVIRLTTKGQDLANQVFVAFV; encoded by the coding sequence ATGGAAAATGTCGGAATTTATGTGCATGTTCCCTTCTGCCAGCAGAAGTGCCGCTACTGTGATTTTCCCTCATGGGCGGGGCTTAGCGAGGCGGATGCCCGGCGTTATTTTGAGGCGGTCTGCCTTGAGATAAGGGCCTTCGCGGCTGAGCAGGGCAGGCTGTCCGCGCGCACGGTTTATTTTGGGGGAGGCACGCCCTCTTACGTGGCGGCTGATCATATCGGCCAGGTTATGGACTGTATCCAGGAGTGCTTTGAGCTGCCTGAGGGGGCCGTTGAGGCGACCATTGAGGCGAACCCCGGAACCCTGACCGGCGAAAAATGCCGGGCTTACCGCAGCATGGGCCTCAACCGCGTGAGCCTGGGTCTCCAGACCACGAGCGATGAAGGGCTTAAAGCCCTGGGGCGTATCCACACCTACGCGGATTTTGAGTCGTCGCTGGAGCTGCTGGGAAGCGCGGGGTTTGAGAATATCTCGGCGGATTTAATGTTTGGCCTGCCGGGACAGACCCTGGAGGATGTGCGCCGGGACCTTGCGAGACTGACGGCCCTTGAGCCCGTTAAGCATATCTCCTGCTACAGCCTGAAAATCGAGGAGGGAACTGCCTTTGACACGCTGTACCGCCAGGGAAAACTGGCGCTGCCGGACGAGGCGCTGGAACGCCAGATGCAGCACGCTGTCATCGACGGCCTGGCAGAGAAGGGCTTTGAGCAGTATGAGATATCGAACTTTGCAAGAAAAGGCTGGGAAAGCCGCCACAACAGCCTGTACTGGGTGATGAAGCCCTATGTGGGCTTTGGGCTGGGGGCGGCCTCCTATTATAAGGAAGAGCGCCGCACCAACGTGATGGCAATGGGGGACTACTGTACTCTGGCTGAACAGGGGAAAGCCCCGGTGCTCGAGGCGCACACGCTGGATGTGCAGGAGAAAAAGGGCGATTTTATGTTTCTGGGTCTGCGGCGCATGTGCGGCGTAAACGACGCGGATTACCGAAGGCAGTTTGGCAGCAGCTTTTTTGAAGATTTTGAGGAGATTGGAAACCTTGTGGCGGCGGGGCTTCTCACGCGTGAGGGGCCGGTGATCCGCCTTACCACAAAGGGCCAGGATCTGGCGAATCAGGTGTTTGTGGCATTTGTATAA
- a CDS encoding RNA polymerase sigma factor, producing MRAVNDRDNQAEILRFIEMAKQGDKAMKLAVVNLFKPMAYSMVYRSFYHKEEREEMYQEACLQILEAIEDFDTEKYRHVYFRYYLKNRLRFMILNRIWRIGLEKKRFACSLDEKVAGEDGEEDCWKIDWFPAACNTEEQAIRGCMAQKVLEVMRKRMVQETYEAVCRHFMEGISYAEIALERGQNRSTVQYQCRRGLELVKRELLGEKAYLRQVLGEDF from the coding sequence ATGCGGGCAGTGAATGACCGGGATAACCAGGCCGAAATCCTCCGCTTTATTGAAATGGCCAAACAGGGCGACAAGGCCATGAAGCTGGCAGTGGTCAATCTTTTTAAGCCCATGGCTTACAGCATGGTTTACCGGTCCTTCTATCATAAGGAGGAGCGGGAGGAAATGTACCAGGAGGCCTGCCTGCAGATTCTGGAGGCCATTGAGGACTTTGATACAGAAAAGTACCGGCACGTCTATTTCAGGTATTACCTTAAGAACCGTCTGCGTTTTATGATTTTAAACCGGATTTGGCGGATTGGGCTTGAGAAAAAGCGGTTTGCCTGTTCGCTGGATGAAAAGGTGGCCGGGGAAGACGGAGAGGAGGACTGTTGGAAAATCGACTGGTTCCCGGCCGCCTGCAATACAGAGGAGCAGGCCATCAGGGGCTGTATGGCCCAAAAGGTGCTGGAGGTGATGCGAAAACGGATGGTTCAGGAAACCTATGAGGCGGTCTGCCGGCATTTTATGGAGGGGATCAGTTACGCCGAGATCGCTTTGGAAAGAGGGCAGAACCGCTCCACTGTCCAGTACCAGTGCAGGCGCGGGCTGGAACTGGTGAAGCGGGAGCTGCTCGGGGAGAAGGCTTATCTGAGGCAGGTATTGGGAGAGGATTTTTAG
- a CDS encoding helix-turn-helix transcriptional regulator: MQTHRLFEIIYLLLDKGQMTASELANHFEVSVRTIYRDIDRLSISGVPIYTNVGKNGGIALMDGYTLDKSILSDAEQNEILMALQSLKAVEYPDPDGLLTKLGTFFKKNQQSWIEVDFTGWGGSIQDRERSDELKNAILTRHTIHFSYWGGDGKKSERSADPIKLLFKGHNWYLQAYCHTRQDYRVFKLFRIQDLQVLEDTFDPYPAVPFRENAKVVMTPLHFTILKSRAYRVYDEFAGAQVTPLPGGNFDVRTCLPVDNWLVGYLLSFGGDLILHSPEPLRASLREELEKALAHYA, encoded by the coding sequence ATGCAGACCCATCGCCTGTTCGAAATCATCTACCTGCTTCTGGACAAGGGCCAAATGACCGCCAGCGAGCTGGCAAACCATTTTGAAGTCTCTGTCCGCACCATTTACCGGGACATTGACCGCCTGAGCATCAGCGGCGTTCCCATTTACACCAACGTGGGAAAAAACGGCGGCATCGCCCTTATGGACGGCTACACCCTGGATAAATCCATCCTGAGCGACGCCGAGCAGAACGAAATCCTCATGGCCCTTCAAAGCCTTAAAGCCGTCGAGTATCCAGACCCTGACGGCCTGCTCACCAAGCTGGGGACCTTTTTCAAAAAGAACCAGCAGAGCTGGATCGAGGTGGACTTTACGGGCTGGGGCGGCTCCATACAGGACCGGGAGCGCTCAGATGAGCTCAAAAACGCCATTCTCACCCGGCACACCATCCATTTTTCCTACTGGGGCGGAGACGGTAAGAAAAGCGAGCGCAGCGCCGATCCCATTAAGCTGCTGTTTAAGGGGCACAACTGGTACCTCCAGGCCTACTGCCATACGCGGCAGGATTACCGCGTGTTCAAGCTGTTCCGCATCCAGGACCTGCAGGTGCTGGAGGACACCTTTGATCCTTATCCCGCTGTCCCTTTTAGAGAAAACGCCAAAGTCGTCATGACCCCGCTTCACTTCACCATTCTTAAAAGCCGGGCCTACCGGGTCTACGACGAGTTCGCCGGAGCGCAGGTCACCCCGCTGCCCGGCGGCAATTTTGATGTGCGCACCTGCCTGCCGGTGGACAACTGGCTTGTGGGTTACCTCCTTTCCTTTGGCGGCGACCTGATCCTCCATTCGCCGGAGCCGCTGCGCGCCTCCCTCAGGGAGGAGCTTGAAAAAGCCCTGGCCCATTACGCCTGA